In the genome of Apium graveolens cultivar Ventura unplaced genomic scaffold, ASM990537v1 ctg1432, whole genome shotgun sequence, one region contains:
- the LOC141699866 gene encoding RING-H2 finger protein ATL57-like → MNMLRPTPTENYYKNNENETCTTNSTTTTQNHGTLSSPLDSSMVLTILVLLTALFFMGFFSFYIRRSSNEPPLPRRRLRRSTPTPPSSSPSSSRFSSSKNAATSSAVRSLPVVYYSGTVLHPIDCIICLTEFEEKEKVKMIPCCKHVFHPGCIDTWLSSHVTCPLCRSTKMDAREIEEVTRRWTADERDTWRTDGVVNFRRTRSLSSLNTCVGLQRSNSF, encoded by the exons ATGAACATGCTGCG CCCAACACCTACAGAAAACTACTACAAAAACAATGAGAATGAAACTTGTACTACAAACTCCACAACCACAACACAAAACCATGGAACTTTAAGTTCACCATTAGACTCTTCTATGGTCCTCACAATCTTGGTCCTTTTAACTGCTCTTTTCTTCATGGGCTTTTTCTCCTTCTACATCCGTCGCTCCTCCAACGAACCACCCCTCCCTCGCCGCCGTCTCCGCCGTAGTACTCCAACCCCACCATCTTCATCTCCATCTTCTTCACGTTTTTCATCTTCAAAAAACGCTGCAACTTCCTCAGCCGTCCGATCTTTGCCTGTTGTGTACTACAGTGGAACCGTGTTGCACCCGATTGACTGTATTATCTGTCTCACTGAGTTTGAGGAGAAAGAGAAGGTGAAAATGATCCCTTGTTGCAAGCATGTGTTTCATCCGGGTTGTATTGACACGTGGCTGTCATCGCACGTGACGTGTCCGCTTTGTAGGTCGACGAAGATGGATGCGAGGGAAATTGAAGAGGTGACGAGAAGATGGACGGCGGATGAGAGGGACACGTGGAGGACGGATGGAGTAGTGAATTTTAGAAGGACACGTAGCTTGTCCAGTTTAAACACATGTGTCGGGTTGCAGAGGAGTAATAGTTTTTAG
- the LOC141699867 gene encoding uncharacterized protein LOC141699867, with product MSRARVAHKQFGSFTPLGWDGEILRDMFNIRDQQCIRRINLSENSNEVVVYWGKELSGQYTVHSAYRLLQAPKHIWRHDDENSIWQKTWRIKAPPKVLNFMWRSLSNCLPAMTMLLQKNVHVDLLCQAYRLGVEDVEYIHCHCSLAVQCWQSILPQVPTNNYNNLFQWWKKVMEACDNGKRA from the coding sequence GCTCACAAACAGTTTGGCTCGTTTACACCCCTAGGGTGGGATGGTGAAATATTGAGAGATATGTTCAATATTCGTGATCAACAATGCATCAGACGGATTAATTTGAGTGAGAACTCAAATGAAGTCGTTGTCTATTGGGGTAAGGAATTATCAGGGCAGTATACAGTACACAGTGCTTATAGACTTCTGCAAGCTCCAAAGCATATTTGGAGACATGATGATGAGAATAGTATATGGCAAAAAACCTGGAGGATAAAAGCGCCACCAAAGGTTTTGAATTTCATGTGGAGATCTTTGTCAAATTGTTTACCTGCAATGACTATGTTGTTGCAGAAGAATGTACATGTGGATCTTTTATGTCAGGCTTACAGATTGGGAGTAGAAGATGTTGAATACATTCATTGTCATTGTTCTTTGGCAGTTCAGTGTTGGCAAAGCATTCTACCTCAAGTACCCACTAACAATTACAACAACTTGTTTCAATGGTGGAAAAAGGTGATGGAGGCCTGCGATAATGGAAAAAGAGCATAG